From a single Kitasatospora azatica KCTC 9699 genomic region:
- a CDS encoding C40 family peptidase, which translates to MPRRLRLTLLLALTVLAGSLASPAVPSAGAVPSAVAVAEDPVPSTVAVAEDPAPSAVAVAEEPAAPDGAPYPSTGEIAQAQAEADRRARAATAIEAQLAGAKTELDRAALVAEQAVEAYNGAQVRLAAARTAAAAATARAAAAQAARAEAAEDAASLAAATYRAGTTPELSAIDALLGARGPRAAGEQAAAVGAAGRTTRQILDAATATAQAAAEAARAASDATDTAERAAGAVEQAKAQAQARVTEQQQLVVGLDRRRERLLGELAAARDTTVELELRRQAALEAIAAKQAEEAAKAAAAARAQQEAEAQADAARAQADAARAQHPDAAPPKAAPWSEVGAQAALDFARAKLGLPYIWGGEGPTGYDCSGLTMLAWRQGGKRLTHFAADQYAESTPVNYRQLRPGDLVFWTHTGRAADIYHVAIYLGDDQIIEAPRPGAAIKQASLWIMGPPDFYARP; encoded by the coding sequence GTGCCACGCAGACTCCGGCTCACCCTGCTGCTGGCCCTGACCGTACTGGCCGGGTCGCTCGCCAGCCCTGCCGTCCCGTCGGCGGGCGCGGTGCCGTCGGCCGTCGCCGTCGCCGAGGACCCGGTGCCGTCAACCGTCGCCGTCGCCGAGGACCCGGCGCCGTCAGCTGTCGCCGTCGCCGAGGAACCGGCGGCGCCCGACGGAGCGCCGTACCCGTCCACCGGTGAGATCGCCCAGGCCCAGGCCGAGGCCGATCGACGGGCCCGGGCCGCCACCGCCATCGAGGCCCAGCTGGCCGGTGCCAAGACCGAACTCGACCGGGCCGCGCTGGTGGCGGAGCAGGCCGTGGAGGCCTACAACGGAGCCCAGGTCAGGCTCGCCGCGGCGCGCACTGCGGCCGCAGCCGCCACCGCCCGGGCAGCGGCGGCGCAGGCGGCCCGGGCCGAGGCCGCCGAGGACGCCGCGAGCCTGGCCGCCGCCACCTACCGGGCCGGCACCACCCCCGAACTCTCCGCGATCGACGCCCTGCTGGGCGCCCGAGGCCCGCGCGCCGCCGGTGAGCAGGCCGCCGCGGTGGGCGCGGCCGGGCGCACCACCCGGCAGATCCTGGACGCGGCCACCGCCACCGCCCAGGCCGCCGCCGAGGCCGCACGGGCCGCCTCGGACGCGACCGACACGGCCGAGCGGGCCGCCGGCGCGGTCGAGCAGGCCAAGGCCCAGGCGCAGGCCCGGGTGACCGAGCAGCAGCAACTGGTGGTCGGGCTCGACAGGCGACGCGAGCGGCTGCTCGGCGAACTGGCCGCCGCCCGCGACACCACCGTCGAGCTCGAACTCCGGCGCCAGGCGGCGCTGGAGGCGATCGCGGCCAAGCAGGCGGAGGAGGCAGCCAAGGCCGCGGCCGCCGCCCGGGCCCAGCAGGAGGCCGAGGCCCAGGCCGACGCGGCGCGGGCCCAGGCCGACGCGGCGCGGGCCCAGCACCCGGACGCGGCACCGCCCAAGGCGGCCCCCTGGTCCGAGGTCGGCGCCCAGGCGGCGCTCGACTTCGCCCGCGCCAAGCTCGGCCTGCCGTACATCTGGGGCGGCGAAGGCCCGACCGGCTACGACTGCTCCGGCCTGACCATGCTGGCCTGGCGCCAGGGCGGCAAGCGGCTGACCCACTTCGCCGCCGACCAGTACGCCGAGTCCACCCCCGTGAACTACCGTCAGCTGCGCCCCGGCGACCTGGTCTTCTGGACCCACACCGGCCGCGCCGCCGACATCTACCACGTGGCCATCTACCTCGGTGACGACCAGATCATCGAGGCCCCCCGCCCCGGCGCGGCGATCAAACAGGCCAGCCTCTGGATCATGGGCCCACCAGACTTCTACGCCCGCCCGTAG
- a CDS encoding GNAT family N-acetyltransferase: MSSDVPIEIRAIDEDGLAAWGSAVSVGFMRAGLPDGVEFRRLRLFPGRTLGAFDGDRVVATLRSTPNQLTLPGGALLPVSAITGVTTAQTHRRRGLLTRLMGQDLAAARERGESVAILIAAEYGIYGRFGFGPATRLHGWQIDLKRARGLRADLPGAVGGRLDLVGMAELGKIGPALHESWRHRQPGAIGRDEAFWKMATGELAPPGTDWKEPFAVVHRDAAGTVTGLATYRVNDQWDGAYPDCTLTVTDFLALDRATAVTLWRYLLGVDWVSRVVVENVGPDDPLPLLLNDPRAAVPHTDNFDFMWLRVLDLPTAFGARSYAGPGRVVLEVADPDGYVAGRWALEADADGTGRAVPSTEEPDLALTASALGSLYLGAESAARLAAAGLVEERHPGAAFSLDRLLSTPLKAWNPDGF, from the coding sequence ATGAGCAGCGACGTACCGATCGAGATCCGTGCCATCGACGAGGACGGGCTGGCCGCCTGGGGCAGCGCGGTGAGCGTCGGCTTCATGCGGGCAGGCCTGCCGGACGGGGTGGAGTTCCGTCGGCTGCGGCTGTTCCCCGGGCGTACCCTCGGCGCCTTCGACGGGGACCGGGTGGTCGCCACCCTGCGCAGCACGCCCAACCAGCTGACGCTGCCCGGCGGTGCGCTGCTGCCGGTCTCCGCGATCACCGGCGTGACGACCGCTCAGACCCACCGGCGGCGCGGCCTGCTCACCCGGCTGATGGGGCAGGACCTGGCGGCCGCCCGCGAGCGCGGCGAGTCGGTGGCGATCCTGATCGCCGCCGAGTACGGCATCTACGGCCGCTTCGGCTTCGGCCCGGCCACCCGGCTGCACGGTTGGCAGATCGACCTCAAGCGGGCCCGCGGCCTGCGCGCCGACCTCCCCGGCGCGGTCGGGGGCCGGTTGGACCTGGTCGGTATGGCCGAGCTCGGCAAGATCGGCCCGGCGCTGCACGAGAGTTGGCGTCACCGCCAGCCCGGCGCGATCGGCCGGGACGAGGCGTTCTGGAAGATGGCCACCGGTGAGCTCGCCCCGCCCGGCACGGACTGGAAGGAGCCGTTCGCGGTCGTCCACCGGGACGCCGCCGGCACCGTCACCGGCCTGGCGACCTACCGGGTCAACGACCAATGGGACGGCGCCTACCCCGACTGCACGCTGACGGTGACGGACTTCCTCGCCCTGGACCGGGCGACCGCCGTCACCCTGTGGCGCTACCTGCTCGGGGTCGACTGGGTCAGCCGGGTGGTGGTGGAGAACGTCGGCCCCGACGATCCGCTGCCGCTACTGCTGAACGACCCCCGTGCGGCGGTGCCGCACACCGACAACTTCGACTTCATGTGGCTGCGGGTGCTCGACCTGCCGACCGCCTTCGGGGCTCGGAGCTACGCCGGCCCGGGGCGGGTGGTGTTGGAGGTGGCCGACCCCGACGGGTACGTGGCAGGCCGCTGGGCCCTGGAGGCGGACGCCGACGGGACCGGCCGGGCGGTGCCCAGCACCGAGGAGCCGGACCTCGCGCTCACCGCCTCGGCGCTGGGCAGCCTCTACCTGGGCGCCGAGTCGGCCGCCCGGCTGGCGGCGGCCGGGCTGGTCGAGGAGCGGCACCCGGGCGCGGCCTTCTCGCTGGACCGGTTGCTCTCCACCCCGCTCAAGGCCTGGAACCCGGACGGCTTCTGA
- a CDS encoding TetR/AcrR family transcriptional regulator codes for MDDERTPAGQTGSSPGASEPTPAAAQAAELPGGRARPKTGKSEQTRALILETAMRLFQERGYEKTTMRAIAAEAGISVGNAYYYFESKEFLIQGFYDRMTHEHAADARERLRGHTEFADRLEIALLSWLDCAAAYHEFAAQFFRTAADPNSSLSPFANESHRARATAVDLFREVLLGSDLARKLDPELVELLPDLLWLHLMIVVLYWVFDRTPETERTREFVKRSTPMAARVVSLSRYRVFRPIVRDAKGLIQEFILPTIGRTAK; via the coding sequence GTGGATGACGAGAGGACCCCGGCGGGGCAGACCGGCAGCAGCCCCGGCGCGAGCGAGCCCACCCCGGCCGCCGCACAGGCAGCCGAGCTGCCGGGGGGTCGCGCCCGCCCCAAGACCGGCAAGAGCGAGCAGACCCGCGCGCTGATCCTGGAGACCGCGATGCGGCTCTTCCAGGAACGCGGCTACGAGAAGACCACCATGCGCGCGATCGCCGCCGAGGCCGGGATCTCGGTCGGAAACGCCTACTACTACTTCGAGTCGAAGGAATTCCTGATCCAGGGTTTCTACGACCGGATGACCCACGAGCACGCGGCGGACGCCAGAGAGCGCCTGCGCGGCCACACCGAGTTCGCGGACCGGCTGGAGATCGCCCTGCTGTCCTGGCTGGACTGCGCGGCGGCGTACCACGAGTTCGCCGCCCAGTTCTTCCGCACCGCCGCCGACCCGAACAGCTCGCTGAGCCCGTTCGCCAACGAGTCCCACCGGGCCCGGGCCACCGCGGTCGATCTGTTCCGAGAAGTGCTGCTGGGCTCCGACCTGGCCCGCAAGCTCGACCCCGAGCTGGTCGAGCTGCTCCCCGACCTGCTCTGGCTGCACCTGATGATCGTCGTCCTCTACTGGGTCTTCGACCGGACGCCGGAGACCGAACGGACCCGCGAGTTCGTCAAGCGCTCCACGCCGATGGCGGCGCGGGTGGTCAGCCTGTCCCGCTACCGGGTCTTCCGCCCGATCGTGCGGGACGCCAAGGGGCTGATCCAGGAGTTCATCCTGCCGACCATAGGCCGCACCGCCAAGTAG
- a CDS encoding GNAT family N-acetyltransferase, whose amino-acid sequence MIHTDVSIRPGGPADAAAVAELHANSWRTAYAGIVPAEALGEGLAEQRQEVWSIRLTADYGEPANTPRLLIAETAAGELVGFGYLVPQPDGRVLLDNLHVRPGHTGAGTGAALLGEARAWVAREHPKSALYLEVLRANRRAVAFYERAGGVRTGEGWGVFPGGVELAEYEYTWARP is encoded by the coding sequence GTGATCCACACCGATGTCTCGATCCGCCCAGGTGGCCCCGCCGACGCGGCGGCCGTGGCCGAACTGCACGCCAACAGCTGGCGCACCGCGTACGCCGGGATCGTCCCGGCCGAGGCGCTGGGCGAGGGGCTGGCCGAGCAGCGGCAGGAGGTCTGGTCGATCCGGCTCACGGCCGACTACGGCGAGCCGGCCAACACGCCGCGGTTGCTGATCGCGGAGACCGCAGCCGGGGAGCTCGTCGGCTTCGGCTACCTGGTCCCGCAGCCCGACGGCCGCGTGCTGCTGGACAACCTGCACGTCCGCCCCGGTCACACCGGCGCCGGGACCGGGGCCGCACTGCTGGGCGAGGCACGGGCCTGGGTCGCGCGGGAGCACCCGAAGTCGGCGCTCTATCTGGAGGTGCTGCGCGCGAACCGCCGGGCCGTCGCCTTCTACGAGCGGGCCGGGGGTGTCCGCACCGGCGAGGGGTGGGGCGTCTTCCCGGGCGGGGTCGAGCTGGCGGAGTACGAGTACACCTGGGCGCGCCCGTAG
- a CDS encoding MFS transporter, translated as MFSSYRRVLAPPGALAFTLYGLIGRLSYSMLGVSLLTAIVARRHSYALAGTVSAAGMIGVALGMPLLGWLVDRYGQSRVSVPTALVSAVPRTAAPFLIHGGAPGWLLCLASFVASVAPNLGGMSRARWTHLHGTDPSALHSANSLEQVLDELCFMAGPVLGMLLCTTLYPEAGLLAISALSTAGALLFAAQRRTEPPIAAAPSGGSRSPLRSPGTLVLLAVFFVTGILFGSMEIGTLAWAGSHGHQSVAGVLLGLQAAGSCVSGLAFGLLPARRAPGTRLLLGLTAMSCLMLLPVTVAGLGGGPGLLAVALFLAGTGTAPTMVTGMTLLQRVLPAAALNEGMAIAVSGIVTGISAGSALGGAVAQQSGGAGTGFALPAAAAALALLVALVGTRWLASPATARVPARR; from the coding sequence GTGTTCTCGTCCTACCGCCGCGTCCTCGCCCCACCCGGCGCGCTTGCCTTCACCCTCTACGGGCTGATCGGCCGGCTCTCCTACTCGATGCTCGGCGTCAGCCTGCTGACCGCGATCGTCGCGCGCCGCCACTCCTACGCGCTGGCCGGGACCGTCTCGGCGGCCGGGATGATCGGCGTGGCCCTGGGCATGCCGCTGCTCGGATGGCTGGTCGACCGGTACGGGCAGAGCCGGGTCTCGGTCCCCACCGCGCTGGTCTCGGCCGTGCCGCGCACCGCCGCACCGTTCCTGATCCACGGCGGCGCCCCGGGCTGGCTGCTTTGCCTGGCCTCCTTCGTCGCCTCGGTGGCACCCAACCTCGGCGGGATGTCCAGGGCCCGTTGGACCCATCTGCACGGCACCGACCCCAGTGCGCTGCACAGCGCCAACTCGCTCGAGCAGGTGCTGGACGAGCTCTGTTTCATGGCCGGCCCGGTGCTCGGGATGCTGCTCTGCACCACCCTCTACCCGGAGGCGGGGCTGCTCGCGATCTCCGCGCTCTCCACCGCCGGCGCGCTGCTCTTCGCCGCCCAGCGCCGTACCGAGCCGCCGATCGCCGCGGCGCCGAGCGGCGGCTCGCGCTCGCCGTTGCGGTCCCCCGGGACGCTGGTGCTGCTGGCCGTCTTCTTCGTCACCGGGATCCTCTTCGGCTCCATGGAGATCGGCACGCTGGCCTGGGCCGGCTCGCACGGTCACCAGTCCGTGGCGGGCGTGCTGCTGGGCCTGCAGGCCGCCGGCTCCTGCGTCTCGGGGCTGGCCTTCGGGCTGCTGCCGGCCCGCCGCGCGCCCGGCACCCGGCTGCTGCTCGGGCTGACCGCGATGAGCTGCCTGATGCTGCTCCCGGTCACCGTCGCCGGGCTCGGCGGCGGTCCGGGACTGCTCGCGGTCGCCCTCTTCCTGGCCGGGACGGGCACCGCGCCGACCATGGTGACCGGTATGACGCTGCTTCAGCGCGTACTCCCGGCGGCCGCCCTGAACGAGGGGATGGCGATCGCGGTCTCGGGCATCGTCACCGGCATCTCGGCCGGCTCGGCACTCGGCGGTGCGGTCGCCCAGCAGAGTGGGGGCGCCGGCACCGGCTTTGCCCTCCCGGCGGCGGCAGCGGCCCTCGCGCTGCTGGTCGCACTGGTCGGCACCCGGTGGCTGGCCTCGCCCGCAACTGCCCGAGTCCCAGCCCGCCGCTGA
- a CDS encoding LysR family transcriptional regulator: MPEDLHPRLLRGFVATAETLHFGQAAARLHLAQQALSRDIKSLERLLGRELFTRTTRSVALTAAGERLLPQARRLLALQAEMLAPAERDRPVLVDLNSAVTGEDLTGERILAAARAADPEVELLARYHGGLTAGVRELLADRLDASFGWFSGLPAALRERLVQRPVRLERVALLLPQTHPLAGRPAIRVAELVGSPVDICAGNPATTEWTAFGERLLGEHGLTAAAPFAPPVGAAETARYLAQHGDPMLTTTGGPQLPGVVTRPLVDPVPLTLVSLVHRPGPVAAGVALLLAQAAELGEREGWLTPPPAAWMAAEDAALLS, translated from the coding sequence ATGCCCGAGGACCTGCACCCCCGCCTACTGCGCGGCTTCGTCGCCACCGCCGAGACGCTGCACTTCGGTCAGGCGGCGGCCCGGCTGCACCTGGCGCAGCAGGCGTTGAGCCGGGACATCAAGAGCCTGGAGCGGCTGCTCGGCCGCGAGTTGTTCACCCGCACCACGCGCAGCGTCGCACTCACGGCCGCCGGGGAGCGGCTGTTGCCGCAGGCCCGGCGGCTGCTCGCGCTACAGGCCGAGATGCTCGCCCCGGCGGAGCGCGATCGGCCGGTGCTGGTCGACCTCAACAGCGCCGTGACCGGTGAGGACCTGACCGGGGAACGGATCCTGGCCGCTGCTCGGGCGGCCGACCCCGAGGTCGAGCTGCTGGCTCGCTACCACGGTGGACTGACCGCCGGAGTACGGGAGTTGCTGGCCGACCGGCTGGACGCCTCGTTCGGCTGGTTCAGCGGACTGCCGGCCGCGCTGCGCGAGCGGCTGGTGCAACGGCCGGTCCGGCTCGAACGGGTGGCGCTGCTGCTGCCGCAGACCCACCCGCTGGCCGGACGGCCGGCGATCAGGGTGGCCGAGCTGGTCGGCTCACCGGTGGACATCTGCGCGGGCAACCCGGCCACCACCGAGTGGACCGCCTTCGGTGAACGGCTGCTGGGCGAGCACGGGTTGACCGCCGCAGCACCCTTCGCACCGCCGGTCGGGGCCGCCGAGACGGCTCGCTACCTGGCCCAGCACGGCGACCCGATGCTGACCACGACGGGTGGCCCGCAGCTTCCCGGCGTGGTCACCCGCCCGCTGGTGGACCCGGTGCCGCTCACCCTCGTGAGCCTGGTGCACCGGCCCGGGCCGGTGGCCGCCGGGGTCGCGCTGCTCCTCGCCCAGGCCGCCGAACTCGGCGAGCGAGAGGGCTGGTT